GCTTACAAAAGAACACACAAGCAGGTGTACACTCGTCCACGTGGAGGGCCTCACAAAGTGCGCACTTCCGCAGGCCATCAgcgcatgtacatacattaACGCCGCACCCGCGCAACACTAACGCAATACCCCCGGGGGAATGTCCTTAGCGTGTAAAACGGGAAATCAAAAATGGGACCCGcgcgggggggggagagaaagaCAACGCGCTGGAAAAGCGGAATGCTCACAGACCAGTACTTACACGTGCACGTATGGAGGTATGCACGTATGAACGTATGATCGTATGAACATATGAACGTATGAACATATGAACGTATGAACGTATGCACGTATGGAGGTAGTTTTCCTTTGCTGCGTGTGCACAAGACGCAGGGGAAGGATCTCCCGCCAGAACGCTCGCTCACGTGATGACCTCCTCAAGGGGGGAATGCACTACACTCCTGTACACAACAGGTGGTGAGGAGGTATACAGCACAAGGAAGGCGAAATGTAAGGTGATAAAGATGGATAGAGGGTGAATGAGGTACGGGGGTGGATATAGTAATATGTGTAACACGTGCAAGATGAACATGCGAAGGATGAACATGCGGAGGATGAACATGCAGAGGATGAACATGCAGGGACAGATAATATTTCGTTTcttacaaaaatgtgtgccTTTCACTTTGGGCGCCTGTCCGTCCAAATGAGAATCCTCTACTTAGTGGTTCGTTGAGCAGTGTGGCACATAACTGGATGACCAAGTCGGCAGTGGTCTCCGCTTTGCTTTATACATACACAACACACGTTCATACGTACATGCGCCTATGCATACACTCGTATGTTGGTCTGTGCACGTGACGCGCGCCCTGGaaaggggaatttttttttttttttctgggggTCCTGATATGGGGCGGAAAGAGAGAAAACAGCTTGCGCGGGCACGTGCGGAGGGGTATCCGTTGCAAGGGATATATgtacaggggaaaaaacgcaaaatgGGCAAGGAGTGGAAAAGCACTAATGCAAAAATTGGAACTCCAAAAATGTACAACGCTGCAAAGTGACAACGTGCAAACGTAACACAATGTTGCAAAGATGACAATTTTACAAAGATGACAATGTTGTGAAGATAACAATGTTGTGAAGATAACAATGTTGTAAAGATGACAATGTTGTAAAGATGACAATGCCGCAAAAATGTACAGTGTTGCAAAAATGCAAGCTGAAATGCCAAATTGGCGAATCGgcagaaaagtaaaaaaaaaaaaaaaaaatgatcggTCGGTCGGTCGAAAAATTGGCCAAGTTGAGAAAACACGGTTAGTCGTAAAAACGACCAAGTGAAAACATACCAAATTGCCAAAACTTCCAAAATTGTGATGAACTGCAAAAAATCGCATACCtcgggagaaaaaaataccgaaaagaaaaacttccttttcccctccagTGTAGTAGAGTATACAGTATTCAATTCAAACTTTGCGTGTTGTTTCGCGCGGAAATATAATAAAGTGCCCACCCCGCATTAATTCATAGGAACCACCGTGGCCAAATGGGGTGAAGTCACCATGACAGAGTAAATTATAGCCATACACCGTGCACCAGTAGATATATACGTACCGCATAGGCGACATTAATTGCGCCgatgttttttccccccccctatttTTCCAGCACAAACGAAAATATGAATTCGTCAACATGCGCATGACGGTTTTCTGAGGTGGGACGAGGACGACaagaggaggggggaagatGAAGTGTTTCTTTTCAACTTATCCTCATCTTTCCACTTGCATTTAAttaacaaagaaaaaagcagtTGATTGTCTCCTTAacacggaaaaaaggaaaaaaaaaaaaaaaaaaaagaaaaaaaaggaaaggaaagggatggggggataaaataataaatggcATAGAAATGTTATTTACCCCTCTCTACCGTATGATACACCCGCTCCTGTGCTGTACGCGTTTTGTATGCAATCCGAATTGTACCGTTCCACACTTGgatacttccttttttttttttttttttttttttttgcctgaacatgTACAGGCAATTTGTGCGTTCATCCAGAAAGATCTCCTCACTCTcttaggaagaagaaaaaacacttTCGTTCCAATGTAGTGATAATGTACCCTATGGATGAACGCTTCTGCAACATCAGTATTCTCAAAAGTTTGTGTTCCTCTGCTTCTGCAGGGTGAGCAAAGTATAAGGCATATAATTATTATACAAGTGCTATGCCCAAAAGAACAGGTAAgtggggggaggggggggggaaaaaatttcccttcctttgttTATGGAAGCCGCCAAATGAAGCCAATCATGTCAACGCTGTATGTTACACGCATTTGCAAGCAACTAAAAACAAATGTAAACAATTgcaacttgaaaaaaaaaaaaaaaaaaaaaatgtttatatgGAGAAGTTGCGAAGCTGTGTGATCATCACATAGCTCTCCTCATGGATTCGCCTCCCACGGTGCACAACCaggcaaaaaggggggaCACGTTTTAGCTTAACCATGTGCGCAGGGCTTGATATTGATTGAGTTGGTCACGCCGAATACACTTCCACCTACCCCACCGACCATAGCAAACTTGGCACATTTAAAGGGGCCACTTGTTGCCCTACCACTGGAGCTTGTGGCAACTCCCAATTTTACTATGCATCCTTTATCGTGAAATGGCTCGTTCACAAGTGGTGTACACATTTTGGTGTCCCCCCCCATGTGGGTAGGATGCTCGTTGGGCCCTCCATTTCCCCCAATGGGTGCAGCGTACGGACAAAGGGGTATTTACGTGTGTGGATTTGTTCGCTCACATTTATTACTATATGAGGGATGACCCATCTGTTCCACAATGATTAGCCACAAAAAAAGAGCCTACTTATTTGACGACACCACAATCACTTTTCCGGAAAAAGTGTTCTGTTCGACTACTTTTACCTTTGACTAACCGGCAGATATGTTGccaacttttttcttttcccattttttacctgaacaaatGATGCTCTGTTCAGatgaaattttgaaaaaggtaATGTCACCCTTGTGGTGAAGAATTTCCTACATGGCGAACTGCATCCAAAACGTCTATTGCGGAGGATATTGATTCGTCAGAATGCACACCGACTGAgtagtaagaaaaaaagaaataatacgCGATAAATGGCACACATACAAAGCGTGCCCGATCATACACACACTCCTTTCCCCCACGGAGCCTCCACAActctttttaatatttatcCAGTTAAGACTGACCCAAGAAACACAAAAACATACAAAATGTGATTCCATGcaagggttaaaaaaaaaaaaaaaaaaaaaaaaaaaggcgaaaacaTTGCTACGCGGCGGATGTAACAacatgaagaggaaaattcgTGTGTACTCGTTTACCCCTATAAATATTTACTTGTTCGTTTTCGCAAGGATACCTTCACCACATTGTCAATTAATTAAGTGGAGGATCCCTTTCCATTCCTCCGGGAGCAAGTCCAACACGTATAAGTACTTgtcccctttcttccttttcaacaAAAGAACGATTTTGGtgatttcgttttttcctaaacttttttttttttcgtttatgTACTTGGTGCATTTTTGTAGAATGGTGGTTTTGTTAAAGACAGACAGGGTGTGGTTATCCATTTGTACAGAcatatttctcctttctcttgagttgttcttctccttgGAAGTATCCTCTCCTTCTCCATGGTGAGTGTCCTTGGCTAACGCTGCACCCTGCGCATAGGGTAACAAATCCAGACAAACCACAGCGTAAAGGTAACACAAAAAGTCGTTTACGGGCATCTTCTCAATTTGATTTGTTAAATTATTCGCTATGTTGATGAGGGTTTGTTTGTCGTCGTGAATGGCATGACACAACCTGGAAAGATCCTTCGCATCGAAATAATGCACATTGTGTAAGACGACAGGCTTCAATTGAAACATGTGCTTGTCTAACCTCCTATACTTGAATAAGCACCACACTAGAAGGGATAGATACTTGTGGTGAATATTGCTTGTGTAATGGTAGTTGCTCAGGTCATCTTCAATCATCTGAAGGTACTGCTCATCGTATATGAAAAGCTTGGTTAGGTTGTGCAGGTTAGTTATTTTGTGGAGAGCGCTCAGTTCCTGGTACTTAGACTTAAGTTCGTTGACAATTAGGAAGGATACGATATTCTCCTTAAAGAGAAAGGCGTTTTGATTGTTCAGGGCGTGCACCTTTAGAGGGGTGTGTTGAAAACTTtggtttccattttgggTAGACTGCTCGTTCTCGCCACACTCGGCGCTCTCAATTCCGCTTCCACTCTTAACTTCCCTCTCTTGCCCACTCCCCAAGAGAGCCACATCATACTTGGAGTGCCCACTCCTGAAGGAGTAGTTTGCCATGACGCTGAGGAGATCGGTCAGTTCGATGGCGGAAAGGAGACGAAGTTGCCCCTCCACATGATCAACCACATGGGACATGAATCCCACAAGGAAATCCCAATGAgaaattttcctttgctCAGGAGGAATATCCTTCTTGAATTTTCTCTGCTTCAAATGGTACCATAGACGtgacaaaatatttttccctcttaattctttctcttcaaaaGTTAAGTCGATAAGTATCTTCGTGAACACTCTGGATACACCAATGTAGTTGTACAgattcattttctcctttattcTCTCCAGGTGGTTAATAATTAGGCGGTAAATGTTAAAGTTGTTCGTTCGATTTAGCAGATAAAGGGGCTCCAATACCAGGAGAACATCGTGCACACTGAAGCAGTCTAGTCGGTACTGCAAATAATCCAACAGCGCGTTcaccatttccttcttttggtCGTAGTAGTACAGGTAGGAATATATGTGAAAGATATTTACGATTTGGTTGGGTGTATAGGTCTTCAGGTGGTACATAATCTGTGATTCCACGTGGGGGAGAAACACTTGGTGGATGAACTCTTTGGATATTTGCTTTTTCAGGATTACGTACTTTTGGTCCATGCCCTCGACGCTGGTTTTGCCGGTGCTTTTCTCCACCATGTCCGCGCCAGCTTGGTTCATCCTGTGGGAGGCGGTATCCTTCATCCTGTCGAAGGCCCTTTCGGCGGCCATTTGGGTGACCGTTTCGGTACTAACCTCTGATTCAACCTTCCGTTCAACCTCAGAAAGGCACCCCAGAGGATCGTACATCTCTCGTCTGGAGGAACAACCAacattccccttcccctccccccgtCTAGCCTCTATAAACTCCCTATATCGTTGAATTATCGTTTCACTATTCTGGTTCATCACTCGATCGTCCACTTCTCCTTCCGGGGGGGAAGCCTCCTTTATGGCTTTCGTGTGTATCCCCTGGAGGTACCTCCTCCGGGGGAAGGTCCTCCCCTCCCGACACAAGTCTCCTCCCGACGCGTACGACCCACCCGATGTTGCGGGTCCCCCTGGATGCCCCAGCAGGTGCAGCCCTCTCGGGCACCTCAGCACAAAACGCTTCATTTTGTATAGTCAATCATATTTCCCTACGACGGTGAAGTGCAcattcaccaaaaaaaaaaaaaaaaaaaaaaaaaaaaaaaaaaaaaaaaaaaaaggagtccCCCTTTCACAGTAGGATCAAGCAAAAGCAGGCATACGTAAAGAAGCTATACATCTAACTCCTTCTGTTcactatttaaaaaaaaaaaaaaaaaaaaaattcgataGGAGGAGATGACATGGTGGCTCCTCTACCCCAGGATGGTTAGCACACTAGTCGGAAAGTTAAACCATGCtttgacgaaaaaaaaaataaataaataattaaaaaaaattgaatgtACCGGAATACAGAACGGTTACTTCCACCGGGGTATGCTTTCAAAGCGGCAGTGCTTTCAACACAGGAGGCTGACCCAAGCCGGgcgcgagaaaaaaaaaaaaaaaaaaaaaaaaaaaatccaaccGTTAGCAAAAACCATGAGCAAATAATAGCAAAGTAGAGAACTACTGAACTGTCAACTGGGCGAAGCTAAATTACTAATACATTACCAACTGTGATaagaaaacagaagaaaaaaaaaaaaaaaatagcgcaAGTAATCAACACAGTACGACAAAGCCGAATGtgttaaatgtgaaaaagCTAACACTTCTCCTCACTGCGCAATAGGGAAAAAGAGGATAGTAATCAAACAGTTCATCCAGAGAGAATTGTTCATGCTATACACTCCACACCAATACACGTAATGGTggcaaattttatttttatgatcTAACCATAGGGACCTCTTTGCACCCGGAGCTTGTGTGTTACCATTTCACACTTTCATTGTCCCACCAAGGGGGAAGTACAACCTCCAAGGATATTACTGGAGGAGAGGAGAACCCATTAACAGTGCTTCTCCTTGCCGAGCATCTCCAATAGTGACAAACggacgagaaaaaaaagggaattctcCCGTGAAGTCAAGCACATCACGTAAAACACACCACGTGAAGTATACCAAGTAAAGCATACCAAGTAAAGCTCACCAACGAGCAGAACCCATACACACTACACAGGAATCGTCCAAAATGGTAAGCCCCCAGAATtgtgaaaaaggagaaagaacaGGAATATCGTAATTAATTTGACTCCCTTTATCCATTGTCCATCGTCCTTATGACCATCCTCCTTATGACCATCCTTTTACACCGCACATTTATTCAACATCTTATGCACCACCTTTTTATACAACTTCCTCTCCCCCTCACCCCTTTTTTGACAGGGCTCCATCTTCAACTACAACGGAGGGTGTGTCCTCGGAATGAGTGGCGCGCAGTGCGTAGCCATCGCGTGTGACTTGAGGCTCGGCGCAAACAACTTCACCACCATCAGTACAAATTTCACCAAAGtatttaaaatgaatgaCTACGTATATGTGGGCCTGAGCGGGCTTGCTACAGACATTCAGACTTTGTATGAATTACTAAGGTATCGAGTTAACTTGTACGAAATTAGACAAGAGACCCCAATGGACATAGATTGTTTCGCAAATATGCTATCGAGCATTTTGTATGCCAACCGATTCTCTCCCTACTTCGTGAACCCCATTGTGGTTGGGTTTCGCGTTAAACACACCTTCGAcgatgaggggaaaaaaattcgtaCGTTTGAGCCCTACCTAACTGCTTACGACTTGATTGGCGCCAAGTGCGAAACAAAAGATTTTGTCGTGAATGGAGTTACCAGCGAGCAACTATACGGGATGTGCGAGTCCCTCTACATAAAGGACCAGGTGCGCCTCTcc
The Plasmodium knowlesi strain H genome assembly, chromosome: 2 DNA segment above includes these coding regions:
- a CDS encoding proteasome subunit beta type-3, putative, with the translated sequence MGSIFNYNGGCVLGMSGAQCVAIACDLRLGANNFTTISTNFTKVFKMNDYVYVGLSGLATDIQTLYELLRYRVNLYEIRQETPMDIDCFANMLSSILYANRFSPYFVNPIVVGFRVKHTFDDEGKKIRTFEPYLTAYDLIGAKCETKDFVVNGVTSEQLYGMCESLYIKDQDKDGLFETISQCLLSALDRDCLSGWGAEVYVLTPDSIMKKKLKARMD